Part of the Acidobacteriota bacterium genome, GCCGATGAGGGCCGCCGGCAGCAAGCCGAAGGGACTGAGGGCCGAGTAACGGCCGCCGACGTCCGGCGGCGCCTCGAAGATACGGCGATAGCCGTCCTCGCGCGCCCGAGCGGCGAGGCCCGATCCGGGATCGGTGATCGCCACGAAGTGACGGCCGGGCTGATCGACGACCGCCGCCAGCCGCTGCCACAGAAGACGACGCAGGCAGTCCGTCTCGAGGGTCGAGCCGGACTTGCTGGCGACGACCACCAAGGTCTTGGCGAGGTCGCCGTCGGCGAGCTGCGCCGACACCGCCGCCGGGTGGGTGCTGTCGCCGACCACCAGCCGCGGGTAGCCAGCGGCATTGCCGAACACCGCCTGGAAAACCTCCGGCGCCAGGCTCGAGCCGCCCATGCCGAGAAGCAGCACCCGCTCGAAGCCCTCGCCGCGGATCTCGTCGGCGAAGGCGGTGAAATTCGCCAGCCGCGGGCGCATGCTCTCGGGCAAGGCCAGCCAGCCGAGGCGGTCGACCAGCTCCGGCGCCCAGTCGCTGCCGAAAAGGGTCGGGTCGCGACGCCACAGGCGCTCGGAGAAGCGCTCGTCCTGCCAACTCTGAAGACGCCGATGGACCCGCCAGCGGCTGTCCCCGAGGGTGGTTTCGAGGGCCGCCACGGACTGCGCCAGTACCGCCCGCCGCTTGCCCTCGACGGCCGCCAAGAGATCGTCGAAGGAACGCGCGAAGGCGGCCACGCCATCGGCCTGCAGCTGGTCGGTGACGGCGTCGAGGTCGACGCCGTGATCGGCGAGGGCGGCGAGCTGCCCGCGCGCCTCGTCGACCCCCTGGTCGAGGGTCGAGCGCACCTCCCCGTGATCGCGGAAGGCCTCGAGGGTCTTCGGAGGCAGGGTGTTGACGGTATCGCGACCGATCAGCTCTTCGACATAGAGGACGTCGCGATAGGCCGGGTTCTTGGTGCTGGTGCTGGCCCAAAGGACGCGCTGGGGGCGGGCTCCGCGGGCCTTCAGAGCGGCGAACCGGGAATCGCCGAAGATCTCTTGGAAGCGACGGTAGGCGACCTTGGCGTTGGCGATCGCCGCCTTGCCGAGGAGGGCCTCGGCGCCCGCGATCCCGTCGAGCTGGCGGTCGATGGCGGAATCGACCCGGCTGACGAAGAAGGACGCGACGCTCGCCACCTGCTGTGGCCGGGTGCAGCGCTCCAGCCCGCGCACGTAGGCCTGCGCCACCGCCTCGTAGTCGGAGAGGGAGAAGAGCAGCGTGACGTTGACGTTGATGCCCTCCGCCGTCAGCTCTTCGATCGCCGGCACGCCGGCCGCCGTCCCCGGCACCTTGATCATCAGGTTGGGCCGGTCGACGGCCTGCCAAAGGCGGCGCGCCTCGACCAGGGTGGCCTCGGTGTCGTGGGCCAGGTAAGGCGACACCTCGAGGCTGACGTAACCGTCGTCCCCACCGGTGTCGCCGTAGACCGGCGCCAGCAAATCCGCCGCCCGCCGGATGTCCTCGATCGCCAGCGCCTCGTAGAGCTCGCTGGCGGTGGTCGCGGGACGCCGGCCCAGGAGCTCCTGGAGCTCCTCGTCGTAGTCATCGCTGCCACCGATGGCCTGCTGGAAGATCGACGGGTTACTCGTCATGCCGCGCAAGCCGTCGGCTTCGATCAGCCGCGCCAGGCCACCGTCGACGAGCAGCTTGCGGCGAATGAAATCGAGCCAGACCGCCTGCCCTTGATCGCTCAACCGTCGCAATGGGTTCATCGTCTGTCGTCCTCCGAATCGTTCGCGCCAGAAATCCGCACCGGTGAGCCTTCGAGGAGCCTCTCGAGCCAATTCCACGGGGATCGCTCTCACCCCCGGCCCCGGCGGCCATCGCCGCTCGACGAGCTGTCGAAAGCCCGCCGAATCCTCTCACACGGCGAGCCCCCGAAGATCGACTCGGTGCTACGATTCGCGGGTCGAAGAAAGACCGCCAGCATGCTGCGAATCTCCCCCCTCCTCATCCTTCTCTCACTGCCCTGGCTGGGCTGCGGCGACGCCGAGCCGGAAGCGGTGCCGGGAACCATCTACGACAGCCGCGCCCAGGTCGTCTCCCTGCCCGGCGAGAGTGCCGTCGAATCGGCCCTCTACCTGCATCACGAGGCGATCGACGAGTTCCGCGATCTCGATGGCGAGATCGTCGGCATGCCGTCCATGACGATGCCCTTTCCGGTGGCCTCCGAGGTCGATCTCTCGGAAG contains:
- a CDS encoding bifunctional transaldolase/phosoglucose isomerase, giving the protein MNPLRRLSDQGQAVWLDFIRRKLLVDGGLARLIEADGLRGMTSNPSIFQQAIGGSDDYDEELQELLGRRPATTASELYEALAIEDIRRAADLLAPVYGDTGGDDGYVSLEVSPYLAHDTEATLVEARRLWQAVDRPNLMIKVPGTAAGVPAIEELTAEGINVNVTLLFSLSDYEAVAQAYVRGLERCTRPQQVASVASFFVSRVDSAIDRQLDGIAGAEALLGKAAIANAKVAYRRFQEIFGDSRFAALKARGARPQRVLWASTSTKNPAYRDVLYVEELIGRDTVNTLPPKTLEAFRDHGEVRSTLDQGVDEARGQLAALADHGVDLDAVTDQLQADGVAAFARSFDDLLAAVEGKRRAVLAQSVAALETTLGDSRWRVHRRLQSWQDERFSERLWRRDPTLFGSDWAPELVDRLGWLALPESMRPRLANFTAFADEIRGEGFERVLLLGMGGSSLAPEVFQAVFGNAAGYPRLVVGDSTHPAAVSAQLADGDLAKTLVVVASKSGSTLETDCLRRLLWQRLAAVVDQPGRHFVAITDPGSGLAARAREDGYRRIFEAPPDVGGRYSALSPFGLLPAALIGVDLERFLHRAVAMAEACSSRRSELVNPALELAAVLAEEGAAGRDKITFMTSPRLSSFPDWLEQLIAESLGKDGRGLLPVVGEGATAPGDDRLFVIFELAGDEAVALPEAGRAVVRLRLADPHDLAGEIFRWEMATAAAGVALGVQPFDQPDVQLAKELTQRAMAPAADAAAAAPEAQPVVAGGGALQGWLAGADYVAVMAYLPPTGEIVALLDDLRRALSRHAGCAVTVGFGPRFLHSTGQLHKGGPAGGRFVQLIDQPPADLEVPGKDFGFAALVRGQADGDAAALVARQRELRRFDLGSDGAAGLRALVDQLAAVAV
- a CDS encoding copper-binding protein — its product is MLRISPLLILLSLPWLGCGDAEPEAVPGTIYDSRAQVVSLPGESAVESALYLHHEAIDEFRDLDGEIVGMPSMTMPFPVASEVDLSEVEIGDKVSFSFEVRWEGDPPYQVLRIEALPPQTELQLTGR